The Halanaerobium praevalens DSM 2228 genome contains a region encoding:
- the hutI gene encoding imidazolonepropionase yields MTKLLIKNAKELVTCKGKAPKIKKEMNDLGIITEASLVIEDGIITKIAKSEELLPKINEKEYEIIDAAGKSVLPGFVDSHTHLVFGGERAEEFNWRLKGVPYAEIMERGGGIVKTVEATRQATRKKLKEDSLKRLNSMLSFGVTTVEAKSGYGLDLETELKQLQIADELNDEHPVDIVSTFMGAHEIPKEFKGKNEEFIDYLIEELMPVVVEKTEAEFCDVFCDQGVFSTTEARRLLLAGQKMGLKSKIHADEIAQVGGAELAAEIRAVSADHLLKASNKGIKEMAAQQVVGTLLPITAFSLKEEYARGRFMLDNGLAVALATDFNPGSCYSESIPLLFSLATLYMELTIEEAVSALTINGAAALGKSQEVGSLEVGKKGDLLILDAPSYEHLSYHIGVNIVDKVIKAGKLVKVNN; encoded by the coding sequence ATGACTAAACTATTAATCAAAAATGCCAAAGAATTAGTAACTTGTAAGGGGAAAGCTCCTAAAATAAAAAAAGAGATGAATGATTTAGGTATTATAACTGAAGCTAGTTTGGTAATTGAAGATGGTATAATTACTAAAATTGCTAAAAGTGAAGAGCTTTTGCCAAAAATCAATGAAAAGGAATATGAAATTATAGATGCAGCTGGAAAATCAGTATTACCTGGGTTTGTTGATTCACATACTCACCTTGTTTTTGGAGGAGAAAGAGCCGAAGAATTTAATTGGCGTTTAAAAGGAGTACCTTATGCTGAAATAATGGAGCGTGGTGGTGGAATTGTTAAAACTGTAGAAGCCACTCGTCAAGCAACTAGAAAAAAACTTAAAGAGGATTCTTTAAAGCGCTTAAACTCAATGCTCTCTTTTGGAGTAACTACTGTTGAAGCTAAAAGTGGTTATGGTTTAGATTTAGAAACAGAATTAAAACAGCTGCAAATTGCAGATGAATTAAATGATGAGCATCCAGTAGATATTGTTTCCACCTTTATGGGAGCCCATGAAATACCAAAAGAATTTAAAGGGAAAAATGAAGAGTTTATTGATTATCTAATTGAAGAGTTAATGCCAGTTGTTGTGGAAAAAACAGAAGCTGAGTTCTGTGATGTTTTCTGTGATCAGGGTGTTTTTTCAACAACTGAAGCCCGGAGATTGTTATTAGCTGGACAAAAAATGGGTTTAAAGTCAAAAATTCATGCAGATGAGATAGCTCAAGTTGGTGGAGCTGAACTGGCAGCTGAAATAAGAGCAGTATCAGCCGATCATCTGCTCAAGGCTTCAAATAAAGGAATAAAAGAAATGGCTGCTCAGCAAGTAGTTGGAACTTTGCTGCCGATTACTGCTTTTAGTTTAAAAGAAGAATATGCTAGAGGTAGGTTTATGCTAGATAATGGATTAGCAGTAGCACTTGCTACAGATTTTAATCCTGGTAGCTGTTATTCAGAGTCTATACCCTTATTGTTTTCTCTGGCTACTTTATATATGGAGCTGACTATAGAAGAGGCAGTGAGTGCCTTAACAATTAATGGAGCTGCTGCTCTGGGTAAATCCCAAGAAGTAGGTAGTCTAGAAGTAGGCAAAAAAGGTGATCTTCTAATTTTAGATGCTCCTTCTTATGAACATTTATCTTATCATATTGGGGTTAATATAGTTGATAAAGTAATTAAAGCTGGCAAATTAGTTAAAGTAAATAATTAA
- the ftcD gene encoding glutamate formimidoyltransferase, producing the protein MAEIFECIPNFSEGRDQEKIEKIVEPFKQETGVKLLDYSADKDHNRLVVTMIGNGSALKNSVLKAMEIAVDLIDLNQHEGEHPRMGAVDVVPFTPIRGTNMEDAVKLAKEVAAEAAEKLKLPIYLYEEAAATAERQNLANIRRGEYEGFSDKIKKEQWKPDYGPAELHKTAGASVIGARMPLVAFNVNLDTDNLEIANAIARKVRHSGGGLRYCKAIGIDLSERGITQVSMNMTDYTKTALYQSFEMIKFEAERYGVKIIGSELIGLLPAKALFDVAEHYLGVENFSGDQIMENRLLEDL; encoded by the coding sequence ATGGCTGAAATATTTGAATGTATTCCGAATTTTAGTGAAGGTAGAGATCAAGAAAAAATTGAAAAGATAGTAGAACCTTTTAAACAGGAAACTGGAGTTAAACTCTTAGATTATTCAGCAGATAAAGATCATAATAGATTAGTTGTAACAATGATTGGTAATGGCTCAGCATTAAAAAATTCTGTTTTAAAAGCGATGGAAATTGCTGTAGACCTTATTGATCTCAATCAACATGAGGGAGAACATCCCCGAATGGGAGCTGTAGATGTTGTTCCTTTTACACCAATTCGCGGCACTAATATGGAAGATGCAGTAAAATTAGCCAAAGAAGTTGCAGCAGAGGCTGCTGAAAAACTTAAGCTGCCAATTTATCTCTATGAAGAAGCAGCAGCTACAGCTGAGCGTCAAAATTTAGCTAATATTAGAAGAGGTGAATATGAAGGTTTTTCTGATAAGATTAAAAAAGAGCAGTGGAAACCTGATTATGGTCCAGCAGAATTACATAAAACTGCAGGAGCTTCAGTTATTGGAGCCAGAATGCCTTTAGTAGCCTTTAATGTTAATTTAGATACTGATAATTTAGAAATTGCTAATGCAATAGCTAGAAAGGTTCGTCATTCTGGAGGTGGACTTCGCTATTGTAAGGCGATTGGTATTGATTTAAGTGAAAGAGGAATTACTCAGGTTTCAATGAATATGACAGATTATACTAAAACTGCTTTATATCAATCTTTTGAAATGATTAAATTTGAAGCTGAGCGTTATGGTGTTAAAATTATTGGTAGTGAATTAATTGGATTATTGCCAGCCAAAGCTTTATTTGATGTAGCAGAACACTATTTAGGAGTTGAAAATTTTTCTGGTGACCAGATTATGGAAAACAGATTACTGGAGGACTTATAA